The region TCCGCACTGCGCTCCTTCTCCCTGCCCGGAGGTGCTTTATGTACAGAACGTCTGTCCTGCCCGTCGCTCTGCTTCTGACGACCACGCTTGCCAGTTGCGCCTTGCTCGGCCCGACCATGGCCAGAGCTGACCTGATGAATCCCACGGGACAGTCCACCGGGCAGGCGACCTTTATGGCAGAAGGCAACGGCGCCCGTGTCCGGGTTTCGGTCAGCGGTCTGGCTCCTGGGATGCACGCCATGCACATTCACGTCAATCCAACCTGTACCAACACGGTAGGTGCCAATGGAGAAACCGTGGCCTTCGGCGGGGCCGGCGGGCATTTTGATCC is a window of Deinococcus deserti VCD115 DNA encoding:
- a CDS encoding superoxide dismutase family protein, whose amino-acid sequence is MYRTSVLPVALLLTTTLASCALLGPTMARADLMNPTGQSTGQATFMAEGNGARVRVSVSGLAPGMHAMHIHVNPTCTNTVGANGETVAFGGAGGHFDPSGTNNHDAPTAANTVGHAGDLPMISVGADGTGTADFFTSKVSLRGENSLIGRSIVIHAGADDYQTDPAGNSGARVRCGVISANL